The following nucleotide sequence is from Vitis vinifera cultivar Pinot Noir 40024 chromosome 14, ASM3070453v1.
ATTATGACAAATTTCATGGTCTTTCTTATTCTTCGGCAGAGCCCACTTCATTTCGCTTGTGTATACACTTACTTTACTCGTGAACTCTATCGTGGAAgagcatatttgtagaccccaaaatttgtcccaaactcttttttttttttgtttttttgtttttatttatttattttaggacttttgattaatatttattaggtttattttaattttattttttataacttttaacctaagttttattgaaaaattaatcttaacccttcattttatttatttatttatttcatcaaATCCTTACCACTCATTTCAAACAAAACCCTtatcttctcaattttctctcAATCTCATCCCACAACCGTCGTCCCTCTTTACTCACATTCTTCTCTTTCTTATATTCTACTCccctatttctttttttccacattttcttccttctttattttcttttcttccttttcttttcttcattttcctttctttcttctccatattttttttcctcacttgTCAGCAGCAACGTTGCCGACTGACAATCCCTTTTGGCATCGATAGTCACCCCCTTCTTcgcttgcatttttttttctctctctcatttccTACCCTCTCACCCACCATCTCTGCCACCCTAAACCTCCCAATCGTCGTCCTAACAATCATGGTTGTGTCGCTCGGCCTTAGAAAATTCTACAGCAATAGCCTTTCCTACCCCCATATCTACACGGACATCAAGTTGAACCCTTCTCGGGTTAATTCACTTACACGTGTTCTTCAAAGGGAGATAAGTTCTCTCTCCATTGATTTGTACAGTAATGGTTTGTGGGATTTGGGTATTTGCTTTGGATAATTGGATTTCCTATTGGGCCTTTGATTTATCCCTTTGGGTTGTTTTAGGTTgatttttgtttcctatttaTTGGTATTGAACCTTGGCTTGTAAGATTgttgtttggtttgatttgagCCTAATTGCATTTGCTTTATTATTCCTTTGGGTTCATTGTGTTTGAGTTGGTATCTTAACATGGCATTGAGGATGAGAAGAGGCAAATTTGGGGCACAGTGTTTTAGTTGGAGCAGATGAAGCAAGGTATGGACAAGAGCAAATTGGAGTGGACGAGGGAGAAGGCttgttgtatatattttttttaaggtaagAAAGAGGAAGACAAGCTCTCTCGGTTTTGGGTGTATTTTTTATGAGTGTTTTGGAGAGTTGAGAGTTTGATACATTTGAGCTTCATTTTGGAAGCTATTCGAGACCCACTACTACTAGGCATTGAAAAGGTTACTCCTTCATCCTTGTCCTCCAagttttgttatatatattcatttcaatttttttcttgtatacATGTGAATGGATTATCAGTGTTTAGATTTTTATTGTATATGTATGTTTAATTTGTTATTCAtggatttatttttgtttccatttatttattatccttATTTAATATACTTTTTTAGCCTTTGTTTTGAGAATGtgtagtttatttatttgtgttttattcTTCTATTGAGGGAATAATCCAATAATGGgattatgtttttgtttgattttaataaatgtttgttTAATAATCTGaacttttttttaagatttctttttatattagcAAATATGAAaaccattttcttaaaatgatttcataaaccttttttaaaaataaaaatgaaactcttcaaaaattgaaaaacggttttttttatttatttataaaaataagaaaaaataaacatttttagaataaaattgaaaaggaaaagaatgtattttttatttaataaaatcgaATTTcccttttaaataaattgagatttttttaatatttaaaaaaaaataatctgaTATCAcgttattttaatcaatttgaagttttttttcttcttattttttatataatcaatttaaaatatatttttttagaataaattgtggatagcttttaaaaaaaaaaaattgtaaagctttcctaaataaatttgagattttttttggtaaagtatatttttttttctaattcaaatagaaattggtTTTTGTCAAtaaacatttgaaaaaaaactattaaaaaatgttttgaatgaaattattttgtaaataaaatggtaaaaagTCTTGTTTATTTAATTGAAGTATTTTTGCAgaacttgtaattttattttttatttttaaaatttttttattttttattttttttttcaaataaaagtgACAGTGAAATGCTTTTGTAAATAAGATTataaaaattcttctttttttttttacaaaaaaaaatgtaaaataaaaaatattttttattgcaaacaaaaccaaattgaatttttttataaaaaaaattaaagtttcattttaataaattcttttgacaataataagtgtaaataactttcttgaaattgaatacaaatgaaattgaatcaaatgaaaatattttcaatttttttttgtaaataaataaatcgaaATCACTaactcaaaattgtttttaataaaatcatttgaaatttcttgaaaactaatttttttcaaatatcttttttctaattagttcaataaatcaatttgcataattctaTTGTCCTTTGTTTTGtacattcttgtaattttattttgtcataaTCTTTGTGTATATTATTTCGTTTATTTAATCTTGGTATCTccgattaattaattaattgtcgtAATTCttttaattcgtttagtagagacaGTATGTATACAagtttagaggggtgctacgactcaccaccgtaccttctaAATAAGTAACCTAACTCTCAAACCAGAttcgatttttcacagaccggtttttccttcatgagtcacacttagggtttttcttttttattttgtttttccctttaaaaataaaacaaaaataagtgataattttaagtattttttaaaaaaaaatcaaattttcaacaaataaaaaacgaaTCTCGCCATCGAGTAGAAACACACCTAAAAAATGAATACtataaatatcaaaagaaatattaatatgaatttataagtatttttttatttattaaactgtatattttattatcaataaatatattttaatgttagaaATTAACTATTTTTCGTTGatctattataaaaatattataatatataaatatagtattttttttaaaaaaaaagagaaaaaatgtgAATAAATCTGGAAAATTacgaagaaaacaaatataatcaacatcatttaaattcttttatattttcaaaacttctattctctatctatttcttttttttcttttccttttccttttgcaTGGACAAGAAACTATCCAGTTCAGCATGCCGATATGGgaacatttttccttttcaaacctagaaaataagtaaaaagagaaatttcttttaatttagaaaataattaaagaaaaattttaattatttgaaaaataaattttaaagtttccttataatgaaataacttaacattttaattatttctataataaatcaattattcaTTCAAAATGTAGAATACAAATAGATAGATGTACACATTAATATTCTACATACAATATTAATATATGGACATATCTGATTTTGATTTTGCTTTACCTTTTCCTCCCTTCCTCACCAAAATCTTTCAACATTCTATTTGCATCTTGCTTTTAATCTCACAAGGTGGGAGAGAAAATGGTCGGTTTGGACTTTAGAATTGTTTCTTCTCAATATGAAATGTAGTCCCATCACATCACATGAACTCAAGGTTGATCTCACAAATGCATCTTGCTTTTAATCTTCACAGAATTTAAGTATTCTCTCTCCATCATTTCTTCGTAAGTCTTCGATTATTTCTCCACATGCCAACTTGGTCTGACTCGACACCTCGTGGCTTCCCAAAAATGTTGTCAACTCATCAATAATTACTCTTGCTTCCATTCCTAATATCCTGCAAAATGCAATGACCAAAGCAAAACTTAACCCATAAGATATGTATCATAAAAAACAAGATATCATGGTCCATGAATCACGTGGCAATGTTTTTCCTTGTGGGCCCTCTAGAGTAAGGTCACTGTGACCACTTTTaggccaaaaaaaaataattatggaaCTCGATATTCTAATATAAAGtatgttattatatttgtataattgtATAAAGGGCAAAGACCGTTTGATGAAAGCTACTGGCCTCATGCAAGGTAGGAAAAAACTGTGCAATTACTATGGGCAGGGTCTATGGAATGACTGGTGGGTAGAGATGAGCatgtgatggtggtggtggaggtggggGTGGTGGTAGTGGTAGTGGTGGGTCATACCTCACGCCTCATGGTGGGTTGTCAGGTCATTGTCCTTATCTCAAATCTCAATATGGATAGATTTTAATTACCCGTTGAGCTTGCAAGCTATGTTTGACTCCACAAATTGCTCTGTGCTTCTCAGGCTCAAGCTTTCACACACCCTGTAACTCTTCTGCAAATAATACTTCTGATGTAGGTTCTCCGCCACGAAAAACTCTGAATCCAATGCTATGATTTTTGTTACTATCCTCCTATTAAGCTTCATCTGCCTCCTGATCTTTGACTCCTGTGCTTGCTTCTTTTGTTCCTCATTCACGTAAAATATGGCAGATCTGTGGTGTGTGCTTAGCCCAAAATTCTGCCACAGTCAGCTCTCATTTGATCAGACCGAAGACATGTGATATATGGTGGTATATAGAAGTTCAAGTGATGAATGAGAAGCAGAGGAAATTACGAGAAATTCTTTGTTGGTGGGATCATGGGCTTCCCAGAAAGCATCACATAGAGATTTGTATGAAATTTTTCTCTTATCATACATGACTTTTACTGCTTCAGTGTGGCCTGTTCTTCCTTCACATACCTGTAAATCAATGTGAATATGAATATAGTTTGTGCAGTGAGAATATGTAAAAGGGTTAatgagatttttctttcttcctttggcACCTCTTTGTACGAAGGCTTCTTCAGGGTTCCTCCACAATAGCCAGTAGCAGTTTTCACAACTCCATCTACACGCCCAAATGCAGCTTCAAGACCCCAGAAACCATCTGCAAAAACCATGCATCAATAATACAGAAACAAGCCAGTTCATGAGAGAGAGGTAGACTCAGAGAAAGAGGGAGAGACACCTCCTGCAAACACAGCCTCACAGAGGAACTCCAATGGAATAGTAGCCCTAGATGTGCTTTCAGAGATGGGAAATTCAGAACCATCGGTATGGGTTTTTGGAAGGATTTTATACATATTCGGTGCTATAAAACTCAGAACTGCTGCTTCAGAAACGAAAGAAATAGGTTTAAATGGTGACCTCTGTGACATCTGATAAATAATCTCTTATATGgtatgaaagagaagaaaaggtaTGAACACGCTTGGACTTTCCTCACAAGCCGTGTTGAATAAAATACCTTTTTGCGGATTTTGTGGGGCAATGACAACTTGGGTGTGAAcatatttaagtaattttcttGTCTTGCTTCTTATCTGTTGATTTTATGCATTTTAGTTTATACTAGGGAAAAGTGAGAACTATTTAAATGGCTGCTGCTTATCTGCTTATGCAAGCAAGGGCTTGCGGCTTTAAATTTTGATGCCTACTTAGGGTTGCTCCTTATCTCTTCACATGTAAGAACTAAGAACAGTACGCGATTCATCGATGTAGTGCAGTTTTATCAATGAGTTTGATGCTTTGCATCTACATTTTTTGCTTCTTTAACACAATAAATGTATGCCTTGGGCCCAGAAGGGCTGTGCTTCTGCAGaagatcctcttaatattcaAACTAAAGAAGACTTTTATATAGAATTGTGATTGGAGGTTGACAGGCTGGAGCCATGGATGAGTGTATTTATGATTCCATGTCTGTGTCA
It contains:
- the LOC104881563 gene encoding uncharacterized protein LOC104881563; this encodes MSQRSPFKPISFVSEAAVLSFIAPNMYKILPKTHTDGSEFPISESTSRATIPLEFLCEAVFAGDGFWGLEAAFGRVDGVVKTATGYCGGTLKKPSYKEVCEGRTGHTEAVKVMYDKRKISYKSLCDAFWEAHDPTNKEFLNFGLSTHHRSAIFYVNEEQKKQAQESKIRRQMKLNRRIVTKIIALDSEFFVAENLHQKYYLQKSYRVCESLSLRSTEQFVESNIACKLNGILGMEARVIIDELTTFLGSHEVSSQTKLACGEIIEDLRRNDGERILKFCED